AGCCCGCGATAAAGACACAGGCAAGGAACAAGGCATCACGATCAGTGAAGGATCCAACCTCGATGCCAAGGAAGTCGAGCGAATGATTGCCGAGGCCGAGTCCCACAGGAGCGAGGATGTGCAGAATCGGGAGCGCATTGACACCCTGAATGAACTCGACGCGGTGGCTTATCGCGTTGAGCGGGCCGTCAATGAGCTGGGTGATGCTGTCCCGGTGCACGACAAGGCCCGTGCTGAACTACTGGTTGGTCAGGCGCGGGACGCCGTCAGCAACCAGGCCGACGTTGGGGCGGCGAGGGAACTGATTTCCGAGCTCCAGCAGCTGCAGTCGGCCCTGAGTGCCTCGGCAGCCTCCGTGGCCAGTGCAGGGGCTGGCCCGGGACCCGTGTCTCAGCCCGGGACTTCTGACAATGTGGATGACGATGACATTGTCGATGCAGAATTCGATCGTGGCTAGGTACGGCCATGAGCGACCACGCAGGGCCGGCTGGGCACGCCGATCCAGGAAGTGATGGAACGGAGACCGCCGCAGCCGGCGAAACGGAAACCATGCCTGGGGCGTCGGCGGAAGCGCTGGCCAAAATGGAGGATCTTTGGCGCCGCGCGCTGGCTGACGCAGACAATATTCGAAAACGCGCCGCCAGGGAGGCCTCACAGCTAAGGGCCCAGGAGCGCGCAGCGGTCTCGCTGCTGTGGCTGCCCGTCTTGGACAATCTGGAACTTGCCCTCGCTCATGCCCCCTCTGCCGGGGACCCCCTCGTGGATGGACTGGACGCTATCCGTTCTCAGGCCATCGATATCCTGGCCCGCCTCGGGTACCCCCGGATCGACGGCGAGAACGTCCCCTTTGACCCTAGGATTCACGAGGTGGTCAGCGTATCGGAGACGGATGACGTTCCTCCCGGGACAGTGATCACCGTCCTGCGCCCGGGTTACGGCGGGACTGATACCATCCTCAGGCCCGCCGCCGTCGTCGTGAGCCGGGCGGTGACCGCTGACCGTGGCTAAGGATCACTACTCAGTCCTCGGCGTCCCTCGCACGGCGAAGCCGGATGCAATCCAGCGGGCTTACCGAAAACTGGCAAGGAAATACCATCCGGACGTCAATCGGGAGCCGGATGCTGCGGACAAGTTCAAGGAGATCGGCGAGGCGTACGATACTTTGTCAGATCCCGAAACCAGGGCGCGCTATGACCGGTTCGGCGCGGACTACCGGCAATATGCCGGTAGCGGTGCTGATTCGGAGGCCGGCGGCGCGGGGTGGGGTTCAGGTGGTCCGCGCCCAGGCCCGCGCCCGGGACGCGGCCCGTACGGCGGCGCCCATGTCGACATGGGAGGGGACGTCGATTGGGAGGATCTGCTGGGTGGCTGGTTCCGTCAGCACGGGGCGGGTCCGGCGCCGGGCTCAGACCACGAGGCCGAGCTTCGGCTGACGCTCGAAGAAGCAATCCGCGGCGGGCGGCGCACGGTTCGCCTGGCAGAGCCAGGTGGCGAGACGCGGAATTACGACGTCGACGTGCCGCCCGGTGTGGTGGACGGCCAGCGTATCCGACTCGCGGGGGAGGGCGCCGGTGGCCGCGACGGGGGCCGGCCGGGGGATCTCTTCCTGACCGTGAGCATCCAGCCGGACGCGAGGTACCGCCTCAAAGGCCGGGACATCCATTTCGACCTTCCCGTCACGCCGTCCGAAGCGGCGCTCGGGGCCAGGATCAAGGTCAACGCGCCCGGCGGCCCTGTGACCATGACCGTTCCAGAAGGGTCTTCCAGCGGACGCAGACTACGGCTTCGCGGGCAGGGGTTGCCCGACCCGAAAGGCCAGCCGGGGAACCTCTACGCCGAGATCCGCGTCATGGTGCCCCCGCGGTTGAGTAATGAGGTGCGCAAGATCTACGAGCAGCTTGCAGCCGTGTCCGATTTCCACCCGAGGGAGGGGCTGCTGTGAGCCGCCAATATCCGCTCGCCTATCCGTGGCGCCTGAGTCTCGAAGCGGTAGCTCGTAGCAGCGGTGTCCACTCCGACGTCGTCATGAGGTTCGTGGAGCTGGATCTGATCCGGCCGCTGGGAGGCGATGGTCCGGGCGGTCCCTGGTTCAGCCCGCGGGCTCCTGAATTGATCGCCCGCGTCCTGCGTCTGCATTCGGAGCTGTCGCTGAACTATGCGGCAATCCCGCTGGTACTGGATTTGCTGGCGAGGGTGGACACGCTGGAACGTCGTTTGGTTGAAATCTCGTATGTGGAAAGGACTGCTTCGCCATGAACATGGAGAGCTTTACCCAGAAGTCGCAGGAGGCGTTGGCAGGGGCACAGCGGATCGCCCAGCAACACGGCCATACCGAGACCGACGGGGAGCACCTGCTTGCGGCCCTGCTGGAACAGGAGGCGGGACTGGTCCCGCGACTGCTCGCAGGCATGCAGATTGACGTTGAGGAGCTGAACAGGGCGGTCGAGACCGAGCTGCAAAAGAAGCCGAAAGTCACGGGGCCTGGCGCAGCACCCGGTCAGGTGTACGTCAGCCGTAGGCTTGGCACACTCCTTGATGCTGCTGAACGTGAAGCCAAACGGCTCAAAGACGAGTACGTCTCGGTGGAACACCTGCTGGTCGCGCTTGCGGAGGAAGGCCGGGCATCGGCGGCCGGCAGGGTGCTGGCGGAACACGGCATTACCCGCGAGGCATTCTTGTCGGTCCTGACCCAGGTTAGGGGAAACCAGCGCGTTACCTCGGCAACGCCGGAACAAACCTACGAAGCGCTGGAGAAGTACGGCCGCGATCTGGTGGCGGACGCGCGTACCGGAAAGCTGGATCCGGTCATCGGCCGCGACTCGGAAATCCGGCGGGTTGTCCAGATACTGTCACGCAAGACCAAAAACAACCCGGTGCTTATCGGTGAGCCTGGAGTCGGCAAAACCGCCATTGTGGAGGGACTGGCCCAGCGGATCGTCCGGCAGGATGTGCCCGAAGGCCTGAAGAACAAGACCATTTTCTCGCTGGACCTGAGCGCCCTGGTGGCCGGTGCCAAGTACCGCGGCGAATTCGAGGAACGGTTGAAGGCTGTGCTGGCCGAGGTGCTGGCGGCAGAAGGCAGGATCCTGCTCTTTGTGGACGAACTGCACACCGTCGTCGGGGCAGGCGCTTCCGAGGGGTCGATGGACGCCGGCAACATGCTGAAGCCCATGTTGGCCCGCGGGGAGCTGCACATGATCGGCGCTACCACGCTCGACGAATACCGCAAACACATCG
This genomic interval from Paenarthrobacter aurescens TC1 contains the following:
- the grpE gene encoding co-chaperone GrpE (identified by match to protein family HMM PF01025) → MSDHAGPAGHADPGSDGTETAAAGETETMPGASAEALAKMEDLWRRALADADNIRKRAAREASQLRAQERAAVSLLWLPVLDNLELALAHAPSAGDPLVDGLDAIRSQAIDILARLGYPRIDGENVPFDPRIHEVVSVSETDDVPPGTVITVLRPGYGGTDTILRPAAVVVSRAVTADRG
- a CDS encoding putative DnaJ domain protein (identified by match to protein family HMM PF00226; match to protein family HMM PF01556) gives rise to the protein MAKDHYSVLGVPRTAKPDAIQRAYRKLARKYHPDVNREPDAADKFKEIGEAYDTLSDPETRARYDRFGADYRQYAGSGADSEAGGAGWGSGGPRPGPRPGRGPYGGAHVDMGGDVDWEDLLGGWFRQHGAGPAPGSDHEAELRLTLEEAIRGGRRTVRLAEPGGETRNYDVDVPPGVVDGQRIRLAGEGAGGRDGGRPGDLFLTVSIQPDARYRLKGRDIHFDLPVTPSEAALGARIKVNAPGGPVTMTVPEGSSSGRRLRLRGQGLPDPKGQPGNLYAEIRVMVPPRLSNEVRKIYEQLAAVSDFHPREGLL
- a CDS encoding putative HspR protein-like protein — encoded protein: MSRQYPLAYPWRLSLEAVARSSGVHSDVVMRFVELDLIRPLGGDGPGGPWFSPRAPELIARVLRLHSELSLNYAAIPLVLDLLARVDTLERRLVEISYVERTASP